In Desulfobacter hydrogenophilus, the genomic stretch CGTGATCGCCAAAAACCACCCGGCTTTTTTCCACCTGCTTGCATCGGCTTCCGCCTTAAATCTATGTCTTGTGCTCATTAACCGACGACTGGGCGAAGATGAACTGGCCCATGCCCTTGATGACACCACGCCACAGGTGGTCATTTATGATAACGAAATAAAAGATAAAATCGGTCCTCTGATTCAGGACAGAACCGGCATTGCTCACAGCTTTAACCTGGCGGAGGACTTTTCCACCCTCTATGCGTCTGACACCCAGGGTGCCATTGGACTGGCCGACGATTCAGACCCGGACCTTGCCTACATTATTATTCACACCGCAGCCGTCCAGGGTAAGCCACGGGGGGCGGTGCTCAGCCAGGCAAACCTTATCCTGGCCAACCTTCAGCTCGTGCATGCCTATGGTCTGGACAACACTAAAGCATATTTAAATATTTTACCCCTGTTTCACATCATGGGGGTGAATATCGGGCTTGCCACGCTCATGGCCGGCGGGAAAAATGTGATTATGGACCAATTTTCCCCTCAATCCAGTCTTGACCTGATCCGGGAACAGAATGTGTCGATGTTCGGCTCCTTCCCGCCGATTTTGGGTCGTATTCTGGAATGCATCCAGTGCCAGGATACGCCGCTGGATCTGTCCAGCCTTGAAATTGTTGCGGGCCTTGAAAACCCGGAAACCGCCGAACAGTGGGAAGCCGCTACAGGGTCAAAATTCTGGATCATGTACGGACAGACTGAAACCTCCGGCCTTATTACGTTTTCCCCTATTTTTGAGGCGCCCGGATCAGCGGGCAGAGTCTCGCCCCTGGTCAGGATGATCGTTGTTGATGATCTGGATAATGCCCTTCCGGCAGGCAGTGTCGGAGAAATCCTTGTCAAAGGCCCCCTGGTGTTCAAGGGGTACTGGAATGCCGACGAGCTGAATTCATTTACATTCAGAAACGGCTGGCACCATACCGGCGACATGGGACAGCTGGATGAAAACGGCTACCTTTATTTCAAAGGCCGCAAGCCGGAAAAGGAATTAATCAAACCCGGCGGGGAAAACGTGTTTCCTGCAGAGGTGGAAAAGGCTCTTGTCAGCCATGAAGCCGTAGACAAGGCATGTGTCTTCGGGGTTCCGGATGCGGAATTTGGAGAGGCCATCAAGGCCGTATGTTCCCTGAATGTTGGCTGTACCGTTGAAGAAAAAGAGCTAATCGCCTATACCGGCAACCTGATTGCCGGTTTTAAGAAACCAAAATCTATTGTGTTTGTTGATCCGTTGCCCCTGACTGCGGCAGGAGACATCGACCGTTTTGCAATTAAAGAAAAATATACCCACGGGCAATAAATATCATACACCAGGTAAGCCCGGCACAGTCCTTGTCGACAAAGTTTTTTGTCCCAACGACTGTGCCATACAGCTTTTTTTAGCCATTTTGCTTTCCATACGATTTTTTATTCTCCCTTCCCTATTGTTCAATAATGGTTACTTCTTTATTGACCAACATAAAAGTTATTTGTATAAAACTTATCCGCAATGATGCTAAAAAGCGTCACAAGATAGATTGCGAATTATAACAAGGAGTCCTTTAATGACCGTTATCAACCTGAGGCAAATGAAAAGAAATCAAACCGGGGTCATCACTTCGGTCAAAGCGCAAGGCGAAATGGGCCGCCGTATAAGGGATATGGGTATTGTTCCAGGAAAGGAGATCACCATCCAGGGCCGGGCTCCGCTTTATGATCCGGTGGCATTGCGGATTATGGGATTCACGTTGAGTTTAAGAAACAATGAAGCCGATTATATCCAGGTGGAGGTGGAATAAAATGAGCGTCGTCATTGCCCTTGCAGGGAATCCAAACGCGGGGAAAACAACCCTTTTCAACGAATTGACAGGTGCTCGCCAGCAGGTGGGCAACTACCCCGGGGTCACGGTTGAAAAAAAACAGGGAATCTGCGTTTCCGAAGCCGGTACCTTTGAAATCATAGACCTTCCCGGCACCTATTCCCTGACCGCCTATTCCCTGGAAGAGGTGGTGGCAAGGGACTATCTGGTCAATGAAAAACCTGACATGGTCGTTAATATTGTGGATGCCTCAAACCTGGAACGTAACCTTTACCTGTCTGTGCAGTTTATGGAAATGGGCATTCCGGTCTGCCTGGCCTTAAACATGATGGATGTGGCTCAAAAAAGAGGCATAGAAATTGATGTTGACAGATTGTCCGAGCTTTTGGGTATTCCTGTGGTGCCCATGGTGGCAAGGACAGGCAAAGGCAAAAAAGAGCTGCTGGCGCAGGTCGCAAAGGGGATTGACAAACCTGCCTCGCCTTTGTTTATTTCCTATGGCCAGGACATTGACAAAGCCCTGGATGAAATGGAAGAAATTATAGAGGAAAACCACTTTTTAACAGACATCTATCCCGCTCGCTGGGTGGGCCTTAAATATTTTGAAAACGATACTCAGATTCTTGAGCTTGGTGCCACCCGAGATCAAGAAACAGCCGACAAACTTATGGACATTGGGGAAAAACTCCAGCGCCATATGTCTGCGACCCTTGACGTCCATCCCGAAGGTATGATTGCCGATCAGCGATACGGATTTATCAACTCCGTACTCAAACAGAATGTGATCCGGTTCGCTTACGACCGTAACCGGCTCCAGCGTTCGGACCAGATCGATAAGGTGCTGACAAATCGGTTTTTAGGACCCTTGATTATGGTGGGGGTGCTGGCAGCCCTGTACCAGTTTACCTTTACCTACAGTGCCTTGCCGGTTGAATGGGTTGATGGGATTTTTGGCTGGATCAGCGGTGTGACGGATGCGGTTCTACCCGACGGCCTGCTCAAATCCATGATCGTCTCCGGAATCATTGATGGTGTGGGCGGTGTCATGGGGTTTGTGCCGTTGATTATGTTCATGTTTTTAGGCATCTCGTTTATTGAGGATTCAGGATACCTGGCCAGAATGGCCTTTATGCTGGACCGGGTATTTCGGATATTTGGGCTTCACGGCAGTTCGGTCATGGCATTTATCGTTTCCGGGGGTATTGCCGGCGGATGTGCTGTGCCCGGCGTTATGGCGGCCCGGACCCTGAAATCTCCCCGGGAACGGCTGGCCACACTTCTAACCGTGCCGTTCATGAACTGCGGTGCCAAACTGCCGGTGTATGCCCTGCTGATCGCAGCCTTTTTTCCCAAAAAACAGGCCATGATCATGGTTCTTCTTACTCTTATTTCCTGGATCGGCGCCCTTCTGGTGGCAAAATTGTTGAGAACCACAGTGATTCGGGGTGAATCCACCCCCTTTGTCATGGAACTGCCCCCTTATCGTTTTCCCACGCTTAAGGGCCTTTGGATCCACACGTGGGAAAGGACCTGGCAGTATATGAAAAAAGCCGGGACCGTCATCCTGGGTATCTCCATTCTCCTTTGGGCCATGATGACCTTTCCCGGGCTGGATGACACCACCACGGCGCAATTTGAATCCCGGCGTACAGCTATTACCGATGCAGTTACGGCAGACGTTTTAAAGGAAATTGAAACCGTCGATAACGCCGCGGAGCTTTCCCCTGAAGCCCGGAAGTTAAAGGATGCCCTGGCCGGTATTGACGGTCAGCAAGCCCAGACCAGACTGGAAAACTCTGTTGCAGGCAGAATGGGTAAAGCCCTTGAAAAAATTTCTTACCTGGCCGGATTTGACTGGCGGACCAATATCGCCCTTGTGGGTGGTTTTGCTGCCAAGGAGGTGGTGGTCTCCACATTGGGAACTGCTTATTCCCTTGGGGATGTGGACCCTGAAAGCACAGACTCCCTGGGAGAACGGCTTGCCAAAGCCCCTGGATGGGGGCCTGTAACCGCTTTTGCCCTGATGATTTTTACGATTTTTTACGCCCCCTGTTTTGTTACCGTTGTATGCATTGCCCGGGAAACCGGATCATGGAAATGGGCGGCGTTTTCAGTGGGATTTAATACCGTCCTGGCCTTTGTGTTGTCGGTGTTGACCTACCAGGTCGGTTCCCTGCTCGTTAATTAAAAAAATACAAGCTCCCGGGAAACTGAAACTACCCGGGAAGGAGGAAGAAATGGGAAATATTCTGGTTGGACTGATTGTGGCCATAGCTCTGTTTTATACGATAAAAAGAATGATCAATGCGTTTAAAGGACAGTCTTCGTGCAGTTGCGGATGCGAAGGGTGTACGCCCAACCCGGAGAAGAACTGCTGCAACCCCAAAGAGGGTTCGGACACTGACCCGCCGGTCATAAAATAACCGGAAACGAATAATGGATACCCCAGGCGCGTTTACTGCAAAAATATACGATCCAATCCTCTATTTTGCCCTGAAAAATATCCGGCAGGATATAATCCGGCTGATCCCGGACTATGACGCACGCATCCTGGATCTGTGCTGCGGCACAGGTGATCAGCTGAAACGATTGGCCGATGCCGGTTTCAGCAATTTAACCGGTGTGGATGTATCCCCGGACATGCTCAAGGTCGCCGGAAAAGGCAACAAAATTGCCACGCTGCTGACGTGCGATGTCCAGCACACAGGACTGCCGGGTGCAAATTTTGACATCATCATTATTTCCCTTGCCGTACATGAAAAACCTGCCCATGTGCAAAATAATATGCTGGCCGAGGCCAAGCGTCTGTTGGCGCCTGGTGGGCAACTTATTCTGGTTGATTTTTCTCTGGATGATCAGGCCAAGATGACCAGCAGGATTGCTGCAACCATGATTGAACGCCTGGCCGGCAAAACCCACTATCGACATTTTAAAGCCTATGTAAACAACGGCGGTATGCCCCCTGTTATCCAAGAATTTTTTAAAATCAAGCAACAGATCCGGCACGCCCGGGGTGTCATCAGCATCTGGATGGTGACGGGAAAAGAACGGAGATGAATTGGAAAGCTGGTCAACCTATCTATTGAAATGTTCCGATTCCTCTTTGTATTGCGGTGTCACAAATGATCTGGAAAAACGCCTGGCAAGTCACAATCAGGGTACTGCGTCAAAATATACCCGGTCCCGAATCCCGGTGACACTTGCAGCCGTTCGGCATAAGCTGTCTAAGTCCGAGGCACACAAATTAGAATATATGATTAAAAAGACCCGGACAGACAAAAAAATTAAAACGTTATTAGATTGGGATTTCAGTAATGAAAGCGGTTAAAATACCCTATGACCAATTAAGCCCTGACGCCCTTGTCGGTGTTGTTGAAGAGTTCGTCACCCGTGACGGTACCGATTACGGGGAGTGTGAAGTGCCCCTGGAGACTAAAATAAACCAGGTTATGGATCAGCTTCGAAACGGAGACGCCGTTCTTCTTTTTGATGCGGAATCGGAAACCTGTAATATCTTCAGGGCCAATGATCCTATCTTGAAATTTGTAAAGTAGAAATATTAAAGGCGGGATAAAGAATCCCCCGCCTTCTCCTTGATTTTTTTTCGTTCAAACCCTATTTATAATCGTAAAATCCTTTGCCGGTCTTGCGCCCTAACCAGCCGGCTTCCACGTATCTTCTCAACAGCGGGCAGGGTCTGTATTTTGAGTCTTTGAATCCGTCATACAGGGTTTCCATGATGGCAAGGCAGGTGTCCAGGCCAATGAGGTCGGCAAGGGTCAACGGCCCCATGGGATGGGCCATACCAAGCTTCATGACCGTATCAATGTCCTCTTTGGTGCCGACGCTCTGGTAGAGACAGAAAACAGCCTCATTGATCATAGGCATCAGGATCCGGTTGGCAATGAACCCGGGATAATCATTGGCTTCCGCCGGGACTTTGCCGAATTTTTTAGATAGATCCCAGGTCACGTTAAAGGTCTCTTTGGAAGTGGCAATCCCCTTGATGACCTCCACAAGTTTCATCATGGGTACAGGGTTCATGAAGTGCATGCCGATTACCTTGTCCGGCCGGGAGGTCTGGGCGGCGATGCTGCCGATGGGTATGGATGAGGTGTTGCTGGCCAGGATCACGTTCCCAGGGCAGGCCTCATCCAGGTCTCTGAATATTTGAAATTTCAGGTCTTGGCGTTCCACGGCTGCTTCCACCACGAAATCAGCTTTGGCCATATCCTTCAAATCCGTGGTGGTGGTTATCCTGGCAAGGGTGGTATCCTTATCAGCCTGGGTTATTTTTTCTTTTTTTAATAAACGATCCAGGGAGCCTGCAATTGTCGCAAGACCTTTTTCGCAGAACGCTTCTTTAATATCGCTCATGATTACATTCATCCCTGCCGCAGCAGCTACCTGGGCAATGCCGTTGCCCATCTGACCGGAACCAACAACACCAAAGGTTTTTACTTCCATTGTCCTGTTCTCCTATGCATTCAACTTGAAAAAAATTTTTTATTTAGGACAGGCACTATTTAGTGCCTGAACAAAAACCCGTGTTTGAACGGCTCGTTAGAGGCACTTAAGCTTCTCTAACGAGCCGTTCAAACACTACCTACCGATTGACAACCAGTGCCACCGCCTCCCCGCCACCCAAACACAGCGAAGCAAGACCGGTTTTCACATCTCTTTTGGCCATTTCATACAATAGCGTGGTCAGAACCCTTGTTCCGGAGGCACCGATGGGATGGCCCAAAGACACAGAACCGCCGTTCACGTTCACTTTTTCCGGGTCCAGTTCCAGGACCTTGTTAATGCCGGTTGAGGTGCCGGCAAAGGCTTCGTTGATCTCAAAAAGGCCCACGTCATTCACGCTGATGCCCTGCTTTTTTAACACCTTGGGAATGGCGTAAATGGGTGCCATGAGCACATATTTCATATCAATACCATAGGATGCCTGGGCACCAATTTCAGCCATGATCGTGCAGCCCAGCGCCTTTGCTTTTGATTCGCTCATGACGATCACGGCGCTTGCGCCATCGGAGATGATGGAGGCATTGCCTGCGGTGCCCACGCCATCTTTTTTAAAAGCAGGCTTCATTTTGGACAAAAACTCAAAGCTTGTCTCCTTGGGGCATTCGTCCGTATCAAAAATTTTGGGATCACCCTTTCTCTGGGGGATTGAAACGGGCATAATCTCATCTTTAAATCGTCCCTGGGCCACAGCCTTGTTGGCTCTTTCATAGGACTGGGCCGCAAATCGATCCTGGTCCTCACGCGTTACATCCCAGCGCTCGGAGCAAAGCTCATTGGACATGCCCATGTGAAAATCATTGACAACGTCCCACAGACCGTCATGGACCATATGGTCGTCAATGCGGCCCGGCCCCATGCGATGCCCCCATCTGGCCTTGTCCATATAATAGGGCGCCATGCTCATGGTCTCCATGCCGCCGGCCACCACCACATCAGCATCGCCGCACTGGATGGCCTGGGCGGCCAGCATAACGGCTTTAAGCGATGATCCGCACACTTTGTTTATGGTAATAGCTTCCACTTCCCAGGGCAGACCCGACTTAACCACCGCCTGTTTTCCCGGATTCTGGCCGTACCCGCAGGGCAGAACCATACCCATGATGCATTCATCCACCACGGCATCCTCGATATCAGCACGTCGGATTGCTTCCCTGATTACAAGGCCCCCAAGTGTTGTGGCCCCGATGCCGCTTAATGAACCGCCAAAACTGCCTAAAGGGGTTCGGGTGGCACTGACGATTACTGCTTTATTCATTTTACGCTCCTTTATTTCTTTACCCTGTTTTTCTTGGGCCAAAACTCCAGGCATCCTATGAGCCTATGCTTCACGATCTTTTTTAAGTTAGTTCTGTATTACATATTTCGTTGATATTTTCCACCCACTTCATAAAAGGCAGGCGCAAAGCCCCTGCAGGATGGTCCGGATATGCTTCAATTGGATTTTTTTGGCAGTGCCGGAAAAGGCCCGAGGATAGGGAGAGAGACCTCGCGAAGGTCAGTCCTTTTAGTAAATAAGACCCAAAATAAAGTCTGTCTGGGTGGAAATGTACTGGTCTATAGTAAAATTTTTTTTAAGATACCACCGCCGAAAGGCCCACATATGACCGAGCACTGAAATGTTGTGCCCTACCAGACTGCATGTTTTTTCATCCAGGTAGGGGAACTCATTTTTTCCGGACAGCCGGGTCAGAGCCGTAACAAATGTATTGGAAATATCCAGTTCGGTTTCCAAAATCCTTTTTTTCCATTTATCCGGCAGAAATTGGGTGACCTGGTACATGAGCAGAACATGATCCGCCATTTTATCACACACAATAAAATACTGGCGAATGGCTGCAGCCAGTTGTGCCTTTTCGCAGACCCCACCGGACAGGGCCTCTTCTACTGCATTCTGTACCTCCTCGTGGATGGCGCTGCACACCAGATACAAAAGATCTTCCTTGGAGCTGATATACTCATATAAAGAGCCGATGGAAAAGCCGGCAGCCTTGGCAATCATCCGTGTAGTGGTATTGTGGTAACCATGTTCGATGGACAGATTGACCGTGGCATCAATGATCTGCTGACGTCGTTCACGGACAAGCTTCTCATTTTTTATTTGAGTTGGCACCTCTGCACCGGATGCAGGGTGCGCCTTTTGCCGGGCCATGGGTGCTCCTTAAGATGACCAAAAATATTCAAATCCTCCCGGGGCCGGACCAACCGTGTCCCCGGGAGGGAATATTATGGGGTATGCGTCATTGATGGATGAGCCTTAAATGCAGATATCAGGGCTCAGACGTAATACCGGTACCGGGCTGTGACGGAAAATTTTCTCAATGGTGCTGCCCAAAACAAATTTGACCGAGCGACTGTGACCTAAGGGGCCTAGAACCAGGGCGTCTGCCCTGAGATCTTTTGTGGCAGAAAGGATCTGCTCACAAGGGTCTCCCGAAACAATGGTGATATCAATCCCTGGCAAATCCCCAATGCCTGCCGCCTTTATTTGATCCTCAAGCCGGTCCCTTCGCCGTTGTTTGGCCTTGGGTAAAAATTGTTCTTCAGAAAAGGTGTTTTCAGGGATATAATGGGATTTAATCCAGGCAAGTTCCTTGGTGCCGATGCAATGGACCACATGAAGCTTTGCCCCTGTTGTTTTTGCAATCCATCCCGCCCGGGCCAGAATATGTTCGGTCCAGGGCGAAAAGTCCACCGCTGCTATAATGTTTTGCAGTTCTCCGGGTTCCGGCTGTTCGTTGCCTGAGTACATTCGCTTAAAGATATGTTTGTCCCTGACACTGAACAACGCCTTTTTGCAGTGACGGAATACAAATTCCGCTGCACTGCCGAACATGAAACTGGACAGATTGGAACGCCCTTTGTTGGCCATGACCACAAGGTCAGGATCGACCTCATCAATCATGCTGAGGATCTCTTCGGCAGGATATCCCATTTTGATACGGACATCGGTTTTGCCGTCGAATTTAGGATAATGTGTCCGGATCAGGTCCCTGATCTGGGCAATCCTGTGTTGTTTAAGTTCCTCCAAGTACTCCTTGGTGTCCTCCCTGCAGGGGTACATCATTCCGGCCATATACACCGGATTAACCTCGCGCAACGGGACAATGGAACAAATGGTGACTTTGATATCTGCCTGTCCGGCCAGCCCCAGGGCATAGCCCAGGGTCATGGATGAGTAATCTGACAGGTCAATACACGCCATAATGTGGTTGAACCGGTTCATTGTCTACTCCTGAATTTATAGAGACGTATACATTTTTTTGTGTCCATGACCAGAACGGATTAATCCTTTGTCTTTGTAATACGATTAGCGCCCGTTGAGGTAAAAAAAATGTTTTAAATTCATGGACAACTTTTTTATAGATTGTAGCACCTTCATATATGGTTGTATAGGCAACGGAATGGATTTTCAGATTGCCGATTAAAAATCAAAATGAAATGTTTATTAGCAATAAATTAACACATTGTTTTAATCAAATTCAAGTTATGAAAAAGACACCTGTCACCATCCGGAGGTAAAAAATTGTGGACTTGCCTATTTTTATAAATTAAAGTTTATGGTCGAGGGGGCGGAACCACTATGTATAAGGGGAAAGAAATATGACCGATTTTAACCCCAGCTCTTTGGCGGATTTGATGATTAAGGTTGCCTGGAAGGATCAGGGCTATTTTCATCAGGAATATTATTTTGCTAAAAATTTTAATTTTTACCGGGATGTTTTTCCCGGAACCTTGATGAAAACAGCGTGTGACGCATTGCACGATTCAAATACCTTCAGGGTTCATGTCGCGGAAGGCCGCCTGGTACCGCCTTATTCAGAAAATAAAGTTTTTTCTTTGCCGTTAAGCCGGGTGGACCTGGATGATAAACTCATTGTCGTTCCCAATCGCTTTTATCCACGCCAGATTTTAAAAGGGGTGCCCGGCATTTTTAAAGGAAATTTTATTCCCTTCCGGGTAGCCGGGATAAATGAGACCCATCTGACCGCGGATTTGAACCATCCTCTCAGCCTGAAAGAACTGGACCTTGAATTTTGTCTTTTAGATTCCCGTATCCGCTCCCGGGAGCGGGGCGGAGCATCTACGGACTGGCTGGAAATGGCCCTTGACGGGCCGGGGATTCAGGCCGCTGTTTTTAACGGTTTTGTCTGTGCCATGGATGCGCTGACTTTTGAGCGCAAAGACCCTGGCCGGGATGTAGATTTTTATTCGGTAGATCGGCTGCTTGGTCATCTTGACGACCAAGCTCATGAAAATTTAGTTGGAATTTATCAAGATTTTTTTGGCGATCATGATGCTGTTTTGGATCTGATGGCAGGCTGGCAGTCCCATTTGCCGGACAGGACCAGATTTTCAAAGGTATCCGGTTTAGGCATGAACCCTCATGAGATGGATAAAAACCCTTGTCTGACGGATTTTTTGGTCCATGATCTCAATGAATCTCCTGTGCTGCCATACGAAGATGCTGCGTTTGACCATGCCATTTGTTCTTTGTCCGTGGAATACCTGACCAGTCCTGTGGCTGTGTTTAAAGAAGTGGCCCGGGTTCTGAAACCAGGCGGCCGGTTTATTGTCTCTTTTTCCAATCGGTGGTTCCCGGAAAAGAGCATTTCCCTCTGGGAAAATCTTCATGAGTTTGAGCGGGTTGGACTGGTGATGGCATACTTTGCCGCATCCGGTTGTTTTAACGATTTTGAAACCCGGTCGGTCCGGGGATATCCACGGCCCTTTGACGATCCGCATATCAATAAAACCCATATGTCCGATCCGATTTATGCCGTTGCCGGGACCGTAATTTAAGGGATTTTGAAAAGATACCACAAATTTTGCGCCGAATTTTTATTTGTATTTAAGGCGCGTGAACTCAAAGCCACTGAATGCGGCAATGGCCCGATTCTTTGCAGGCGGTGATGCTTGGGCGAACGGCTGCCATGTCGAAACCATAGGGGACTTAGAGATACTCTTTGTGTCGGTCCTGGATTTGGGGATTTCCAATGACTTGATGCTTTTGTTAAAATCATATAATATACTTGCTTCCACGTCGTGTTCAAAAGGGCCTGTAACCATGGTCCGGGGCAAAGAATTCTTTAACGTTGGGGTATTCCGGAAGATAAAAGGGCAATAGTATCCTTACAGATGTTGCATATATTACACCTGAGATACTATCCGGCACCTTATTGCGCCGTCTTTTCATGCAAGAAGTACATTGTATTACAGGTAAGACTTAAATGAGCGATAAACCCAGTTACGAAATGCTTGAGCAACAGATCAAACGACTGGAAACCTCCATCCAGGGCGCCCGCCGGGCAGAATTGATCAATAGAACGCTGTTTTATATTGCCTCCGATTTGACCACCTGCGGTTCCCTTGCGGATCTGTATGCCTCCATATACAAACGGGTCTCGGGTCTTATGGATATCCCCAATTTTTTTATAGCCATTTATCATAAAGAGCAAAAAGCCATACAGTACGTATTTCGCAGGGACGCGCAGTCAGATTTTTCTCCTGAGTGGATATACAATTTTTCTGTAAAGCCTTCGTTGACCGGTGATGTAATTATAAACAAAGCGCCGTTACTTCTGGATGAACACCAGCTTATGGATCTTGGAGCCAAAGGCAGGGTTATGGGGCGACTGCCTAAAAATTGGCTGGGTATTCCGTTGATGGTCAAGGGCGAAGTGATCGGCGTGATGGCGGTAAAAAGTTATACCAATGCCGTCAAATACAATGAAGGGCATGTGGAACTGCTCAGTTTTGTTTCGGACACCATTGCCACGGCTATTAAAAAAAAGCAGACGGAGAATGAGCTCAGCAAAGCCAAAGAGCGCCTGATCCGTAGTCAGAAGCTTGAAGCCATTGCCACATTGGCAGGCGGCATTGCCCATGATTTTAATAACACCCTCTCCGTCACGCTTGGTAATATCAATCTGGCACAGATGGCAGCGGTAAGCGGGACCATCAGAGGATACCTGGATGACGCAGAACAATCGGTTCTCCAGGCAAAAAATTTGGCTTCTAAATTTGTAATTTTTTCAAGCAGCAGTACCGTGGGCATTAAAAACCACATTAACCTGACAGGATTTATTACCGTCACCCTTGATCAACTGAAACAGGAAAAAAATATTTTGTCCCGGCTTGAGGTCTTTGACCTGCCTCCTGTCATCGAAGCTGACAGCGAAGCCCTCAATGAAGCGCTGAAGAATGTTATCATCAATGCATCAGAAGCCATGGACAATAAATATCCGGTAAAGATAACAGCACAACTTTATCCCAAAAGAAAAGGTATGATTGTCATATCAATCACAGACCAGGGCAGAGGAATCAAGTCGGATCATTTAGAAAAAATTTTTAATCCCTATTTTTCCACCAAACCTAAAGGGGGGAATCGGGGAACCGGGCTCGGACTTTCCATTGTCTGGGCCATTGTGAAAAACCACCAGGGCAATATCCAGATTCGCTCCACCCTGGGGCAGGGCACTTGTGTGGATATCATTCTGCCCATTTTCCCAAAAGATACAGCCAAAGAAAACCTTAAGCCCAAAGCGGTGGAAGCCAAGGCAGTACGACCTGCCAGGGTGGCAACCCGAAAACCCCTTGTCCTGTGTATGGATGACGACGCCATGATTCTGGAAATCACGGAAATAATTCTTACCCAGCTGGGTTACGAGCCTGTCCTTGCAAAATCCGGTGAAGAGGCGGTGGAAAAATATCAGGCCTGTCTTGTGGAAGGTAAAATTATCGGCAAGGTGATCCTTGACCTTGAAGTGAAGCATGGCATGGGAGGCGAAGAGACCATGGAAAAGCTGCTGGCACTGAATCCTGGAATTAAGGGTATTGTGGCTTCTGGTTATCCCAATGATGCGGTCATGGAAAACTATGCTTTTTTCGGATTTTCTGCGGCACTATCCAAGCCCTTTTCCATCATGGCGCTGAAACAGGCTCTTGAAAATCTGTAAAACAGCCATGGGGGTGAGCTGGGCTATTGATATCCAGGTCCAACCCACAACAAAACATGAAAGTCCCTTAACAACTGATTGGGACTTTCATAACAATACAGGAAACAAAAGGTTTGTTATTTCCGCCGGATTTTTACTGAATTGGCATGGGCATCCAGGGCTTCGGTCCGGGCCAGGGTGATCACATCATCTGCTTCCTTTTCAAAGGCGGCTTTGGAATAATGGATCAGGCTGGTTTTCTTGGTAAAA encodes the following:
- a CDS encoding acetyl-CoA C-acetyltransferase, giving the protein MNKAVIVSATRTPLGSFGGSLSGIGATTLGGLVIREAIRRADIEDAVVDECIMGMVLPCGYGQNPGKQAVVKSGLPWEVEAITINKVCGSSLKAVMLAAQAIQCGDADVVVAGGMETMSMAPYYMDKARWGHRMGPGRIDDHMVHDGLWDVVNDFHMGMSNELCSERWDVTREDQDRFAAQSYERANKAVAQGRFKDEIMPVSIPQRKGDPKIFDTDECPKETSFEFLSKMKPAFKKDGVGTAGNASIISDGASAVIVMSESKAKALGCTIMAEIGAQASYGIDMKYVLMAPIYAIPKVLKKQGISVNDVGLFEINEAFAGTSTGINKVLELDPEKVNVNGGSVSLGHPIGASGTRVLTTLLYEMAKRDVKTGLASLCLGGGEAVALVVNR
- a CDS encoding TetR/AcrR family transcriptional regulator, which encodes MARQKAHPASGAEVPTQIKNEKLVRERRQQIIDATVNLSIEHGYHNTTTRMIAKAAGFSIGSLYEYISSKEDLLYLVCSAIHEEVQNAVEEALSGGVCEKAQLAAAIRQYFIVCDKMADHVLLMYQVTQFLPDKWKKRILETELDISNTFVTALTRLSGKNEFPYLDEKTCSLVGHNISVLGHMWAFRRWYLKKNFTIDQYISTQTDFILGLIY
- a CDS encoding universal stress protein, with the translated sequence MNRFNHIMACIDLSDYSSMTLGYALGLAGQADIKVTICSIVPLREVNPVYMAGMMYPCREDTKEYLEELKQHRIAQIRDLIRTHYPKFDGKTDVRIKMGYPAEEILSMIDEVDPDLVVMANKGRSNLSSFMFGSAAEFVFRHCKKALFSVRDKHIFKRMYSGNEQPEPGELQNIIAAVDFSPWTEHILARAGWIAKTTGAKLHVVHCIGTKELAWIKSHYIPENTFSEEQFLPKAKQRRRDRLEDQIKAAGIGDLPGIDITIVSGDPCEQILSATKDLRADALVLGPLGHSRSVKFVLGSTIEKIFRHSPVPVLRLSPDICI
- a CDS encoding class I SAM-dependent methyltransferase, whose amino-acid sequence is MTDFNPSSLADLMIKVAWKDQGYFHQEYYFAKNFNFYRDVFPGTLMKTACDALHDSNTFRVHVAEGRLVPPYSENKVFSLPLSRVDLDDKLIVVPNRFYPRQILKGVPGIFKGNFIPFRVAGINETHLTADLNHPLSLKELDLEFCLLDSRIRSRERGGASTDWLEMALDGPGIQAAVFNGFVCAMDALTFERKDPGRDVDFYSVDRLLGHLDDQAHENLVGIYQDFFGDHDAVLDLMAGWQSHLPDRTRFSKVSGLGMNPHEMDKNPCLTDFLVHDLNESPVLPYEDAAFDHAICSLSVEYLTSPVAVFKEVARVLKPGGRFIVSFSNRWFPEKSISLWENLHEFERVGLVMAYFAASGCFNDFETRSVRGYPRPFDDPHINKTHMSDPIYAVAGTVI
- a CDS encoding hybrid sensor histidine kinase/response regulator, with the translated sequence MSDKPSYEMLEQQIKRLETSIQGARRAELINRTLFYIASDLTTCGSLADLYASIYKRVSGLMDIPNFFIAIYHKEQKAIQYVFRRDAQSDFSPEWIYNFSVKPSLTGDVIINKAPLLLDEHQLMDLGAKGRVMGRLPKNWLGIPLMVKGEVIGVMAVKSYTNAVKYNEGHVELLSFVSDTIATAIKKKQTENELSKAKERLIRSQKLEAIATLAGGIAHDFNNTLSVTLGNINLAQMAAVSGTIRGYLDDAEQSVLQAKNLASKFVIFSSSSTVGIKNHINLTGFITVTLDQLKQEKNILSRLEVFDLPPVIEADSEALNEALKNVIINASEAMDNKYPVKITAQLYPKRKGMIVISITDQGRGIKSDHLEKIFNPYFSTKPKGGNRGTGLGLSIVWAIVKNHQGNIQIRSTLGQGTCVDIILPIFPKDTAKENLKPKAVEAKAVRPARVATRKPLVLCMDDDAMILEITEIILTQLGYEPVLAKSGEEAVEKYQACLVEGKIIGKVILDLEVKHGMGGEETMEKLLALNPGIKGIVASGYPNDAVMENYAFFGFSAALSKPFSIMALKQALENL